One genomic segment of Novisyntrophococcus fermenticellae includes these proteins:
- a CDS encoding galactose/methyl galactoside ABC transporter permease MglC: MKVITNIKTRYADYKALDAKSKATVWKEGLINNALYIMIIIAAIYTYTQNRRFLSTSSIVNIISLSAANIPIACGIAGTIVLTGTDLSAGRVVGLTACISASLLQATTYATKIFPELPVMPIPLVILIVVIVGGIVGWVNGFFVAKFHLHPFIVTLATQLIVYGVLLMYIMLNGNNGQPLSGLDKSFKNFVTGSILKVGGVPIPNYVWYACIVVVFMWFMWNKTTFGKNMFAVGSNPEAANVSGVNVMRTTILVHTLAGCMYGITGFIESARIGSNQANTGLNYEADAIAACVIGGVSFVGGTGKISGVVMGVFILRIIFVALNFLSINQNLQYVIKGLIILVACAVDMRKYLVRK; encoded by the coding sequence ATGAAAGTGATTACAAATATAAAAACACGCTATGCAGACTATAAAGCGTTAGATGCAAAAAGCAAAGCGACGGTGTGGAAAGAAGGGCTGATCAATAATGCGCTGTATATCATGATTATTATTGCCGCTATCTACACCTATACGCAGAATCGTAGATTTTTAAGTACATCATCCATCGTTAATATCATCTCGCTGTCCGCAGCGAATATACCGATTGCCTGTGGTATTGCAGGTACCATCGTGCTTACGGGTACCGACCTTTCTGCCGGACGTGTCGTAGGTCTGACGGCGTGTATCTCAGCGTCCCTGCTGCAGGCTACCACGTATGCGACCAAGATATTTCCGGAGCTGCCGGTTATGCCGATTCCTCTGGTTATTTTAATTGTTGTCATCGTTGGCGGTATTGTAGGATGGGTGAACGGCTTTTTCGTAGCTAAATTCCATCTGCATCCATTTATCGTAACCCTGGCCACGCAGCTGATTGTTTACGGCGTTTTGCTGATGTATATCATGTTAAACGGTAATAACGGACAGCCTCTGTCCGGCCTTGATAAATCCTTTAAGAATTTTGTAACAGGAAGCATTCTGAAAGTCGGAGGTGTACCGATTCCAAACTATGTATGGTACGCATGCATCGTCGTTGTATTTATGTGGTTCATGTGGAATAAGACCACATTTGGAAAGAACATGTTTGCAGTAGGTTCTAATCCGGAAGCTGCCAATGTGTCCGGTGTAAATGTTATGAGAACCACAATCCTTGTACATACACTGGCAGGTTGTATGTATGGTATCACAGGATTTATAGAATCTGCACGTATCGGTTCCAACCAGGCGAATACAGGTCTGAATTACGAAGCAGATGCGATCGCTGCCTGCGTAATCGGCGGTGTATCCTTTGTAGGTGGTACCGGTAAAATCAGTGGTGTTGTTATGGGGGTATTCATATTAAGAATTATCTTTGTTGCCCTTAACTTCCTCTCAATCAACCAGAACCTGCAGTATGTAATTAAGGGTCTAATTATCCTGGTTGCCTGTGCAGTTGATATGAGAAAATACCTGGTAAGGAAGTAA